One region of Streptomyces leeuwenhoekii genomic DNA includes:
- a CDS encoding mobile element transfer protein has translation MNRRFRNVRRIGPVNVASYADRGRDRHLAACTAPRCDFSAEYDSRAAAELAARTHRCPA, from the coding sequence ATGAACCGGCGCTTCCGCAACGTCCGCCGCATCGGTCCCGTCAACGTCGCCTCGTACGCCGACCGCGGCCGTGACCGCCACCTGGCCGCCTGCACCGCGCCCCGCTGCGACTTCTCCGCCGAGTACGACAGCCGCGCCGCCGCCGAACTCGCCGCCCGCACCCACCGCTGCCCGGCCTGA